A DNA window from Aspergillus nidulans FGSC A4 chromosome V contains the following coding sequences:
- a CDS encoding RUS1 family protein (transcript_id=CADANIAT00003308), with translation MDTKDKKIFTFSEVDELDHPTSTYIYSVPSSGTLSHKGGEKDTVTGRIDIVHASTPSKSWSLSSLRDVLIEVFLPAGYPHSVSDDYTAYQIFDSLQAFSSSIAGLLASRAVLQGVGVGNANASPTSALLLHILQDTSGRIATILFAHRVGTALEPECKMYRFAADIFNDLAMLLDCFSPMVPAGFNRVTVLSAAGVLRALCGVAGGSSKASLSAHFARWGNLAEVNAKDSSQETVISLIGMLVGSFVVSHITSFTATWLTLVFLLSMHLSLNYAAVRSVQMTTLNRQRANIVFSTLLSSDPDLADFVSSPSRKDERRASLKQQEHTHQNPNHIRPITPEQVAKEERIFAAGAALKWHSPPSQFSSSSRLLPEVQLLGSCQVGVSLRQFLCQAPYTTSSTSNTLKTDLPLEEITTLFHEEEYILFLTPSSKITFLGHTTTGLSAAVLIKRRDTSASTGLPSLKSKSNPHLKAWMHALFAAKILASSSAWSSHTRSYDLRSSNTLHVEDILRILSRTLNYLNEGDRFETYIESLRKAGWEVDGDGEGSGSALETRIGRRVVVSFNS, from the exons ATGGACACTAAAGACAAGAAAATCTTCACTTTCAGCGAGGTCGACGAGCTTGACCACCCAACGTCGACCTATATTTACTCTGTGCCATCATCAGGCACCCTGTCCCACAAGGGTGGAGAGAAGGACACAGTTACAGGCCGCATAGATATAGTA CATGCATCTACACCCTCGAAATCATGGTCTCTGAGCTCGCTGCGCGACGTATTAATCGAAGTATTTCTCCCTGCTGGATATCCACATAGCGTCAGCGATGACTATACCGC ATATCAAATCTTC GACTCTCTCCAAGCattcagcagctccatcGCGGGCCTCCTAGCATCCCGAGCCGTACTACAAG GCGTCGGAGTCGGTAATGCCAACGCCTCCCCAACCTCCGCTCTCCTCCTGCACATCTTGCAGGATACATCCGGCCGGATCGCGACAATCCTCTTCGCCCACCGCGTGGGTACAGCCCTTGAGCCCGAGTGCAAGATGTACCGCTTCGCGGCGGATATCTTCAACGATCTCGCTATGTTGCTGGACTGTTTCTCCCCGATGGTCCCGGCCGGGTTCAATCGAGTCACTGTCCTTAGTGCTGCTGGTGTGCTAAGAGCGCTTTGCGGTGTTGCAGGGGGCAGTTCCAAAGCGAGTTTAAGCGCACATTTTGCGCGATGGGGAAATCTGGCCGAGGTGAATGCG AAAGACTCATCCCAGGAAACGGTTATCTCCCTCATCGGCATGCTCGTCGGCTCCTTCGTCGTCTCTCATATCACCAGCTTCACGGCAACATGGCTTACCCTGGTCTTCCTTCTATCCATGCACCTGTCACTCAATTACGCCGCCGTCCGCTCTGTCCAGATGACGACACTGAACAGACAACGAGCCAATATTGTTTTTTCgactcttctctcctcagACCCGGACCTTGCGGATTTCGTTTCGAGCCCTAGCCGAAAAGACGAGCGACGAGCTTCGCTCAAGCAGCAGGAACATACTCACCAGAATCCAAACCATATCAGACCCATAACCCCAGAACAAGtcgccaaagaagaacgGATATTTGCTGCCGGCGCTGCACTAAAGTGGCACTCTCCCCCCTCCCaattttcctcttcatcaaggcTATTACCTGAAGTACAACTTCTAGGATCGTGCCAGGTTGGCGTCTCGCTACGGCAGTTCTTGTGTCAGGCGCCTTATACTACCAGCTCGACATCCAACACGCTGAAGACGGACCTTCCACTAGAAGAGATAACGACCCTCTTTCATGAAGAGGAGTATATCCTTTTTCTCACACCGAGCAGCAAAATCACTTTCCTGGGGCATACCACTACCGGTTTATCTGCAGCGGTCCTCATCAAACGACGGGataccagcgccagcacgGGTTTACCAAGCCTAAAATCCAAATCAAATCCTCACCTCAAAGCATGGATGCACGCCCTTTTCGCCGCAAAGATTctggcttcgtcgtcggccTGGAGCTCCCACACTAGGTCATACGACCTCCGTAGCTCCAATACACTGCATGTGGAGGATATCCTCAGAATCCTCTCCCGCACATTGAACTATCTTAACGAGGGTGACCGGTTCGAAACGTATATTGAATCCCTCAGGAAAGCCGGGTGGGAAGTTGACGGTGATGGCGAGGGTTCTGGATCCGCGTTGGAGACAAGGATTGGAAGAAGAGTTGTT